In the Glycine max cultivar Williams 82 chromosome 19, Glycine_max_v4.0, whole genome shotgun sequence genome, GCATCAATCTCTTTCCATTCCCCATCCTTCAGTTTGATTTCCAAGCCATTCAGATTATTCAGCTGATGTACAATGGATGTGATGGTCAAGTCCGAGTGAGGTTGCAGtcccaaatcattttcatccatCTGGGGTGTTCTATACTTCATGCATCGAAGTAGATAATCGTTTGATTCTATGAAAGAATCGCATCGTTGCATGTCCACACCATAGCTCTCAAACACCATTCTCTTCGCCATATGGTCTAATTCTCCTAACAACTTAGCATACTCATTGATGCTTTCACTATATGGAAAATTAAACCTCTACTATGAGCAATTAATTGTTCacaatcatattatatataaacaaaatatagctaggaaaataatatatgtcgttgaaagaaataatattcTCTCTcctatttgttaatttattttagccaATATATCTTACTTTTCTATAATTAAGAGGCAAGAAAAGAAATCCCAAAAGAAATGATAAACGTTCTCATTTTCTTTAGGTGTATAAGTAGAAATAGGTAAAagaaagagattaaaaaataaataaagataaaaattgataGGTGTGATAAATGATGTGATAAGAAATAAAGAGagatataataagaaaaaataaattaaaataagagatgAAAAGGCAGAGTTTACATatgttaagtattttttaaaaaaatcattaattagaacaaaataatattatatttttagtcatggattcatatataatatattttttgagatggacaaaacattttaattgtgattaaattttgaatcaataattaattttataattgacttAAATAACAGAAACTTGAGGTCTTGTTAGTTGTTACTAATTTTAATAAGAGGAACACAGAATATGAAACACACAAAGAGGATAATGATTTGGATTATCATCATTTTACACATGAAATATATGTGtgcaaattaaaaaaggaaacCTACCAGAAACGACCATTCCCCTCCGGCCACATTATGTGGGCGAATTTTTGACACCCTTGTAAGGTCAACGGATCATCAATGCCCACAGATTCATACAAGGGAAGCCACGAGACTTGCCCTAAGTAGCCATGGAAAGGTTTGTCACTAGTCTTTTGCGCTTTTGTCTCCACTGGGAGACCAAAAAACTCTTCCACTGCAAATACAACAGAGTCGCATAGCTCTTTGCCAACTTTATCATAGCGTGCCATGAAAAAACCATTGTTCTCAAGTTCAGTCCTCACAACACTGCACGCTGAGAGCCATGCATCGGTGCCAGGCTTCATGTTTTCGTCGGTGAAGTCCACCACATGAAGTTGAGACTGTGTTTGGGATCCCATGCTGAAAAGAATTTGTGTGTGGAAAGCTAGATGgtgttggcttcctcccttttatatgattttatatataaaaaaaattgattaatagaAATCAAAGACGAGATTTATAACaattcacatattttatttaaaagttaatttttttatgattttataatgagtatttgtttgttttcgaggctaaaattttaacttattttactaTTTGTGCATAGTAATTAACTTTTGGGTAAAGTGTGTTTGATGtcttttaagatttattttagtctctatattttagagataatgattttattttttgtattttctgaaATGTAATGAATTTGGTTcggtcaaaattcaaataaagtaTAAGGTTGGGAATGAAACTTACTTCATTTCTTcaatacaaggatcaaataaaatttaacatagaAGTATTGGATGAAATTTTTATGGTAAGAATGGGATgcaaaataaatgtatttaatatcttaataatataaaataaattgaaaacttACTATAAAAGTAGTAGGGGATGAAGTTGGAGGAATTAGAATTAttagaaaaacaattattaatagATATGTGCAAATATTATGAGTTAAGTTCGTAGCTAaccaattcaccaaaaaaaaaaaaaaggtttgtaGCTAACCaagattttgtttttcatctgACTCTGACCTTCGAATTATGAAGAGCAAACCTCATCTGTATTCATATCTTCGAAAATGTAACATCATCTCGGCAGTtgagaaaattattttgaaacgtATATTGGTCTCAGCAATTAAATAGTACATACCCCAGGACAACCATATAATTTCACACTTAATAATATGATCTCAGCAAATCAATTCATTAGTTTTGGACATTGACTTTAATCcacaataattcattattaaaaatgtaataaaatctTCCATAAATCTTCTTTCTTAGAAACGACATGATTTATTCTATTCAGATAAATGCTTTGacgtttttacaataaaaattagagaaagatattgtcttttattttatcttcttgataagaaggaaaatttaaaaaatagccaaaatacaacATCTAAAGgtgtaagaaataaattatataggaGCCAAATTCCATCTTGATATAGCATGCAGGTGTTAATCATGGAAAATTGTATCTatttcttgaaaatatttttaagatggtacaaaaattttcactaaatgattttattaataaataaatgtttaaaattgatacataaaatacattttcaattatgagtttttttagTCAAACAATTAAGTTCTTAGTTTTCAACTTAATAGAGATTTGTTTATAAACacttattttcattaaatattaattatttaatacaaattatgattataatttaaataaataggtCCATTTGAATTATAATAAAGTTGTAATTCATGAGATAATAGAATAACTTTTGTACAAAAGTATTTTTGATTCAGTAATTAGTTTGTAACTAATTTcgataataataagaaataggaaatgaaaaaataaagttttgagaagAAATAGAGATTGAAAAGTAAAGAATTTAGAGATgtgcaataaaataaacaaacatgaATTCATATAAGTGAGAAATTAATGGCCTTTATCAATTTCAATGGTAGACATATTAGTGTTTTGAGGAATTAAGTGATTGTGTATCAACTTCTCTTATTACAAcatataagttttatatttatagagTACAAATTATAACTACTCGTAACCTCTACAAACTTTCACTAAATTTTCATCGTCGATGACTTTGGTCTTCGATCTCTATCATTAATGACTTTGTCCTTACTTTTTATCGTTGATGACTTGTATCTTCAATTTTCACCGTTGATGCTTTCTAAATCTTCATTTCTTCTATTAGTGTATAATTAGTCAAAATACTATATTTTGACACTTAGTTAAAACAAtctattaaaaaactaatttttaatacttcgtcaaaaatcatttttcgaTAATTGAAAAATGTCCATGTTAACAATAGTGCTTGGTGGTCAGGGTTTATTTCTATTGGTGGTGCTTATAGTTAGAGGGACGGAGATTGTTTGTCTGTTGCATCATACAAGTGTTAAGCATAAtagtttgtgtatttttttagggttaaatatacttttggtccctaataaatacatattttttgcatttggtccctaataatttttttttgaattgagtccttaatatttcaaaatttttaccTTAGGTCCTTGTCGTTAGTTTATAATCCTTAACTACCTATGTGACCGTTAATCGATCACGCAGGCATGCCACATGTGGTGTAACATGTGATGTTTCTTTGACTAGAATTGCACGTGAAAAAAggtttttcaatataaaaaaagtacaaaacGACTTTGTTTTgcccctttcttctttctcttatttGTCCTCAATGACCTTCTTCTCCTCCGCCAACATCTTCTCACGTAGCCTATGTTGTCAGGATTGCAAGTCAAATTGTGAACTCACATGATTTCACGATCTTGCTCCCTGCTTTTGAGCTCAATTGTGAGTGTCATTGAGGACAGataggagaaagaagaaaggggaaaataacgtcgtttttttttttttaatttcacgtGTAATCCCAACCAGAGAAAAATCACACGTGACATCACATGTGGTTGGTTAACAGTTACGTAAGTAGTTAACGATTAAAGACTAATGACAAAAATCTAAagtaaaatttttgaaatattagagACTCAAtctgaaagaaaaatttatcaaagaataaacaaaaaaaatgtatttatcagggatcaaaaacatatttaaacctctTTTTATCAATAGATATTGAACTCAAGAGTTTACAATAATTATGCATATTGTTGAATCAACTTTGCTCAAGAATTATGAACTGTCTTattgaagtttttttatttacgaAAGTCATTGAAGTTCAGTCAATATAAATtgttgaataaattaattaatatattcaagTAATTGAATGagtcaaaaagagaaataaatgatGTTTGTAGTTTGTGGTTGATAAATCCCATTTCTCTCTTTCACAAGCTAAAAAATAAAGTCCGGACTACTTGTATCAACATAAGGAAACTTATTACGTCTTGATTTTTATGTTACggcaatataaaatatttatattaacattttaaaaattagatcgATCTGTGAATTGATGAAAGTATTGATTTACAATTTATTTAGCCAAATGTACTTAAATTGATGATaattcaatatataattaatattatttgatatattaaataataaaaatataatataagaaattaaattaaattttaaactaatataaaaaatatattatacgtttttaaaataaatgtaaattcAACCCCATCACCAAGTTTTTCACAAAAACTCTAACTGGAAGTTTACGGTCCATAAGATGGATACAACAAATCATCACATTATTGGATCTTATGCAAAACACCAAAGTATCAAATTGTTATGGCCCACACCATTTCTTATTCCATggcaaataataaatgttttcttagGCGCGCTAATTGTTCGTTATtatatagtaataataattaatcaaataacaaaCTAAGCTTCAAACTATTCAGTTCATTTCAGGTATCTTTTTCCAAATCTATTAACAAAGTGAAGAGTAATCAGTAGGGGAGAAAAAACATGGGGTCAGAAACCGAATTGAAGCTTCCAATTATTGACTTCTCCATTGAGTACTTGGAGTCCAATTCTGATCAGTGGGAATCAGTGAAATCCCAAGTTCACAAGGCCCTTGTAGAGTATGGTTGCTTTGAGGCTGTGTTTGATAAAGTCCCTTTGGACCTTCGAAAAGCCATTTTTCTTGAAGTGGAAGAGCTGTTTGATCTCCCTTTACAAACCAAACAACGAGTTGTGTCTAGTAAACCATACCATGGTTATGTTGGGCCTCTTCAACTCTATGAGAGCATGGGAATTGATGATGTAGATGTTCATGACAAAGTGGAAAGTTTAATCAAGATCTTATGGCCACAAGGAAAACCAGGTTTTAGGTATGCATTAGAAATGAAGCttttatagtttattatttgtaattagGTTTAATGGCATAttttatcacataatttttataattttgtgaattttatcatcctattattcaattttctcaCATTTCACCATTCTATTAGGTTTCCGTCCAAAATTGAAGGTAATTAAGTGCTAAATCATGAAACGGTTACAAACTCGTTTATTTGGTAGAAATGTTGagttaattttatactttttagataacaattacaattttttgttgCCTCAGCTATATGAAAATTGTTCGTTGCCTTATCTTTAGTTTATGTTTCATGTTATAGTGAACTCGATTTCTGAAAAATTATACTAGAATCTGTAAAATTTTATTGAGAcaacattttataattaaaaaaatctgtaaaaacattttttaaacaagtTCTGCGAAAGGCAATTTTAGGATTTAAAACCAGGTGTCTTTGATAAGGACAACGAACAACACTGAGGGAAAATAATGCTTCATAGAGAAGAAAGTAAAATTTGACAAGAAAGAAGACAAGCCTTAACCAAAAATGGGAATGGGGGAGAAGCCTTAATGGAGtgataaattttgagaaaatttgaaatttcagtactaaaatttgcaaaattataaaaaatcaatgataaaatatgcaattaaaccttataattatatttgaacATAAACAATTATAAATCTTATCATATGAAACAAAACAACTTTTGCCATTATAACAAccttataattatatttgaacATAAGAACAATTATAAATCTTATCACATCAATTACCTGCTGAAACATAAAAACTTTTGCCATTATAACAAGTCTAACAACGAAAAAACAATTAGTTTAAATACTCATTTAGTTACATATACTTACTCATTCCTTATGGTTTGGTCCTTGCATCTATAATatattagttttagtctctaaagATGCAATTTTTAATCTGTTGGAATTCCTACAATTTTGGAATAATAGAGACTAAaatggattaaaaaatataagtgtaGGGACCAAAACATAACATTGTATATGTATAAGCatcaaataagtaattaaaaatatatattttagaacaCCTTTGACCCCTTTTCTTGTTAATTATTTGGCAGCAAAAATCTACAATCCTTCACAGAGCAAGTGACAAGGTTGGATCAGATTATTAGGAAGATGATTTTAGAGAGTTTaggtattgaaaaatatatggaCGAGCACATGAACTCAACAAATTACCTTGCACGGCTTATGAAGTACCAAGGCCCTCAAACTAATGAAGCAAAAGTTGGCATAAGAGAGCACACGGATAAGAACATATTGACCACATTGTGTCAAAATCAAATTGATGGTTTAGAGGTACAGACCAAAAGTGGAGAGTGGATCAAATGCAAGCCCTCAACACCAAATAGTTTCGTTGTTGTCACCGGGGACACACtttatgtaattaatttctaaatgcattcagaaattgattttatataaaaaaaaatgtgacactGAATAAATTGATGATTAATGCAAGGGCATAATGAAATGTGATGCAGGCATGGACAAATGGGAGGGTGCATACGCCGGCTCATCGAGTGATGATGAGTGGAAATGAGACAAGGTTCTCTATTGGATTGTTTACAGTTCCAAAACCAGGGTTCATAATAAAGGCTCCAGATGAGCTTGTGACAGAGGAGCACCCTTTGCTTTTCAAGCCCTTTGTCCAGAGTGAGTTCATGAAGTTTCTTCGCTCTTCTGAGAGTACCAAAAATGCCCTGAAGGTTTATTGTGGAGTCTGAGATTTTATTCAGATGACACTAGTGCTCCCTCTACACAATCCCTTTTGGATTTTTCATAAAAGTgtgtaatatttgaataaaGTTTGCAATATGGTGTGAGTATGTATGAACCTTTCTTCTCCAATTCATATGGACAGAGATTGTGAGTTTTGTATTGTTCAAACTCAGGAAGAGAGTTTGTTTTAGAGTAaggttaaattaaaagtaagaaaaagaatttaatcaagGCACGTATGATTTGGTTGTATCACATGGACAAACACAAAGCCGAAGGccaaattaaactttaaatagaACTAGACAAGACATGGAGATCATGTAGTCCTAAAGTTGAAACCTAAACTAAATAACCTACCACTAGTAGGCATAGATCATAGAGTTGTAAGTAACATAAACGAATTAAGAAACTGAAGCcccaaaaattatcaaaatgaccaaaatatCTTTATGATGGGAAGCATAGTATTAACTAAAATAAGTCTGCAAGTTCTCAAAGTTCCTCTGCTGCATGGTTTTTCTCTCCAATGAATATCACTTTAGCCTccttgataatttaaaaaaaaaatcaatttagccTCCTTATTGTTGAAGGAGGAAATACTGATATAAAGACAAACGGCTTTCTCACTCACAAGGTTAGATTTTTTAGGAGTGAGAAAATACTGATTGGAGTATTTTATTCTTTGGATAGGTATGAATCATGCACTGAAGTAACATCTACATTTTCTCTTCACTACCTATTTTTCATATTCTTGTAATAGTTTGTATAAAGTTCTAACTTCAAACTTCATTACCATCATTATACACTTAAAAAGAGTGAGGTACAAGAATTGTTTTCTTAATAAAAGGTAAAGTCGAGCTCAAGATATGAttcattgttttcaatttttttcctggacaAATATAGTCACTTTAGTGTCATTGATTTTCACTAAAGCAAAATACTGCTTTTCTATTCCATATTTTGTCTAATCCAAATGCTTAGTTTATTTAGACATGTACCAACTTGCTTATTAAGATGTGCTAAAGGATGGACAGAATCAATCTATCCAACTTCTCCCTTTGTTTTTTTGGCGAATCAATCAAACTTTGGACCACAACCTATGCAGTTTTGTCTTATATGTATTATAttcataatttcaaaattttctcacttatttcttttacatattgaAAACTCTATCCATTCAAGTTAGAGCACAATAGAAAATATTCACACATCAATTCAGTTTATAGCACATGCCTctctctgggcaatggggtacgataATAAATATGGTTCAAACCTTAACATTTATGAATATGTTTAAACTAAATGTCATAgcactttaaaaaaatcagaaccCTGTTTCTGTGATTGGGAATTGCTAATTCATGAGCCACTGTTAGAAACTATTGGGATAAATGTTGCTCAAATAAAACACACAAAGTACAAGAGAATGCTCCCATCCAAGTCACAACAAATGGTGCTTTTCATTCTTGCCTCAGTTGCCTGTGGCAATTGACTAGGGATGAACACAAAAACTAAAGAGAAATATTCCATTTCCATGGgtaaatttttattcatttaagtaCTATCACAACATATACTACATAACCACAAACTTCTTTCATATACATAACTAGAAGCTGTagaaatttagattttattcCACAAACATAGCACAACATACCAACACACACATTCAACTTCTGATATATTCATCATCATAGAAACCACACAAAGACTTTTTTCATATCAAACATATTTTGTACACCTCAAATACCGCAGTATGCCTTGATCCTAGAAGCAGATTTTACAGCTTCTTCTGTGAGGAAGAAACGAAGATATCCATAATGGTCAAATGGTTTATAACGAAGAGGATGTTCCTCATCCACTAATTCTTCCTCTGGTTCCATCACCTTACCAGCATATGAAAGTAGCCCCAAACAGTATCTGTCTACCTTTGAATTCATGAATACTTGGTGTACACAACCCCGTATTCTGTCATTACTCCATACCTGCAAATTGAGATTTTTAATGGAAGAACTATCATTCAATGATATTCATAGTATGACATTTTTTTGTCAATCATGTATATGTTTGGTTAACGGGGATAATAATCAATTGCTAATGCATTAGTCAAACATTTTACACAAAATTAATAGAGTTTAATATGCATGTACTCTTAAGTTTTACTTTGTtagtcaattaaaaattatctttcatGACTTCTAAGATaactattataaaagtcaataaatataTGGTATACGACGATTTAAGATTAGatgacattataaaaaaaaattattttgtgagTGCATGTATTACTTATTCATATTAATGAAAAAGTTTATGCATCCCAACAGGTAGTATACAAACAAAAAAGTACTATGAtttcataataatttgtatcattcagagtctttttttaaaaaaaaaaatcataactatTATAAATAACAGAACAGTTACAAAggcatatataaaatttagtgtAGGGATCACCTATGAATATAGCTAGGACTTCGAAGATTGCATTAAATATAGACGACAGATAATGAAGTTAGTTTAAAGTTTCgcaaaaatataaactaaagtAAACACAACCTGAAAATATAGACAAAAACTAATTAATCATATCTGTTATTGCTAAATATTTCTCAGAGAGCATTACTGTGTACACATTCAGTAAAAAGTCAGAAGATGAAAAACACACTACCATGAATGCATCACCAGCCAAGACAGCAAACATGTTGGGTGAGGCATCAACCTTGAACCACTCTCCATCTTTCAATTGAATTTCTAAGCCATTTAACTTCTGATTCAATATAGTTAGGAAGCCAGAATCTGTATGTGGATGCACTCCTAAGTTGGTCTCACCCCCCTTAGATGTTCTGTATTTGTAGCATCTAAGAATATAATCGGTTGATTCAAGCAAAGACTCAAATTTCTTATTGTCCAATTCATAGCTCTCAAACACCATTCTCTTAACAAGATAATCCAGTTCCACCACTTTCTTTGCATAGGAATTCACACTTtcactaaaaaagaaaacaaaaaaaaaagtgttatcaACAAATGCGATGCAACCGCGACCGGTATTTAAAACCTTACTATAAAGTGTATTCATAAGTTCAATAGTAAAATAGGAAAgggttaattaatttaataacctGAATTGGTCATTCCCTTGTGGCCACATAATATTTGTGTACTCGTGACAATCTTTATCATTCAACGGATTGGCGATGGCCATGGATTCATACAAAGGAATATCAGGGCGTTGCCCTGCATAGCTATAGATAGGTTTATCAGTGGTGTGTTGCATTTTGGTTTCTAATGGAAGATCAAAGAGTTGTTCCATTGCAGAGAAGACAGAGTCATAGAGCAGTGGATCAACCTTGTTGTAGAGTGCTAGAAATCCACCGTGATCCTCTAATGCACCCCTCACAACATCACAAGCGGAAACCCATGTGTCAGTACCAGGTTTGAGGTTTTCATCACAGAAATCAACAACAGGTAGAGGAAGTTGACACTCTCTTTCTGACCCCATGATGCTACTTCCCAATTTTTGCTCCCTCGTTTTACCAAAAAGCTGTTTGGATTCTGATACTGGAAAACTTGtgtatttatatttgatatgtGTTGTCATATAAGTTTATGTAGAATACACGTATCTGCATGAGACAATTCTGTTTGAATCACATCAGTCATTATGAGCGGTCAAATTTTCTTTctgattatttaaaataattgcaTATCTAATATTCAAATTCGAGCCACTTATTAAACTGGAACAATGAGAATAACCTTGTGCTAGTTAATTCATGTGATCGGTGCAGTGGTATACTTGTCTATGGTTGAAGGTACCAATGCTAAATTATTATTGTGATAATTTAGaagaatgttttaaaaattaagtttaaaaaaaatgttatgtgaCAATTAGAGGAGAACTATTGGTAGATagatattgaattaaaaacataGTCGAAAATACAAACTACCcaatgattaataaaaaaaaattcataaatattttcaagtAATAAGGTAGTTATTATTGCAAGCATGTTGTTATTGATACAAACATCTACTACTCTCTTTAAACCATACTAAGTGGAATACAGAAACCTCTTTACACCAAGTAATCTGGTTCCTGCATAGGACAAAGAGAGTTTTTGGTTGAGATTGAAGGGAAGGGTGGAGTCTCATGCATTAAATCTTCTAGTTTAAGACAAAAATGAATTGTTCAGTTGAGGTTAAAAGGAAAAGACAATGGAAGGTAGATTGATTGCTTCCTTGCCCCCATAtgtatttgttttcaaaattaaaaaaaaatattttcttctgaCAATTTGGCTGGTGTAATGGTGACAGCGTGGCTGAATTATTCTCCAATAATGACTACAATTGCTTCCTTTTTCTATTAGCCGTacaaccaatataaaaatttcGTAATTTATTTTCCAATGACACGGTTAAACATATCTTGACAAAAGAAATTCGAATATTCTTGTTTAATGGCAACCATGACGATCGATAGTTAAGAATAAGAAAAtccataaattaaagaaaaatactagttatacatttttaaatattttaatataatagatAACTCTCTTATGGAAGGTcattatatagagagagaagagagagatcaATGGATCAATTGACAATATTAGATGTCAAATTCTTAGACTTACACTacttaataactttttaaaaaataagaaattaacgatttcaattgtttaattatttgattttgtttaattaaattataattttgattcccTTTTAGTTCTTGATAATCCACAATTTTGGTTCTGTACTTTTTCAAGgattttagtctcttaaattttagaaaatttataatataattttagacaaattattaattttgcatACAtttatttcttccatttttacattttaattaactaaattgTTTCTTTGTGTTACCTTAAGTGAATATGTTAATTCTTGGATtcaataacattaaaataaaagaaataaaatgtctataaagagaaaaagaaaaagaaaagtactttgttagtaaattaatagtaattacaaatgataatataatttttgataaattatcaggaagaacaaataattttcttcgcggcatttttaaaatacaagttTATTTGTTCATAATTTTCCGCTTTGTTTTGGTTTGGTCGTTTGGACATTATTCCTGGGTAATGCTATAGTGCTGTGGATTATGGTTTTGTTGGAGAAATGATACAAAATCATAGCTATACACTTCAGCATGATAACATCTTATCAATCAGACTATTTTATGAGAATATTGCTTCAATCGATTGTAAGTGTTTTTGGTTTTGGTGGACAATCgattataaatttatgagtTGTACAATGTAATCAATGTGTTCTTTTTATTCGGAGCATTGGAAATTTCAGTCTCTTTTTAATCCATGGAATTAATTGGGTTAAAACCATAAGCCCAAGCCCATGCAACCAATAGAAGTTCCCGGCCCATCTAAGAATTCATCAGCTATGGGTTTCCTCTCACACCCAGCCTCCAAATTGGTTCAAATCAAATGTTTTCTATTCTCTCTAGTATATGCATTGAGGATGAAACAGCCCTAATTAAtgcattaaattgaa is a window encoding:
- the LOC100775440 gene encoding 2-oxoglutarate-dependent dioxygenase AOP3 isoform X2; protein product: MKNKILGGSQHHLAFHTQILFSMGSQTQSQLHVVDFTDENMKPGTDAWLSACSVVRTELENNGFFMARYDKVGKELCDSVVFAVEEFFGLPVETKAQKTSDKPFHGYLGQVSWLPLYESVGIDDPLTLQGCQKFAHIMWPEGNGRFCESINEYAKLLGELDHMAKRMVFESYGVDMQRCDSFIESNDYLLRCMKYRTPQMDENDLGLQPHSDLTITSIVHQLNNLNGLEIKLKDGEWKEIDASPSLFVVMAGDAFNVWSNGRIRPCEHRVTMNGKKSRYSMGLFSFGGNKMMRIPDELVNDQHPLRYKPIFDHYEYLRFYDKEKIKEPYSRIQAYCGISSLQ
- the LOC100775440 gene encoding probable 2-oxoglutarate-dependent dioxygenase AOP1 isoform X1; this encodes MRFALHNSKGGSQHHLAFHTQILFSMGSQTQSQLHVVDFTDENMKPGTDAWLSACSVVRTELENNGFFMARYDKVGKELCDSVVFAVEEFFGLPVETKAQKTSDKPFHGYLGQVSWLPLYESVGIDDPLTLQGCQKFAHIMWPEGNGRFCESINEYAKLLGELDHMAKRMVFESYGVDMQRCDSFIESNDYLLRCMKYRTPQMDENDLGLQPHSDLTITSIVHQLNNLNGLEIKLKDGEWKEIDASPSLFVVMAGDAFNVWSNGRIRPCEHRVTMNGKKSRYSMGLFSFGGNKMMRIPDELVNDQHPLRYKPIFDHYEYLRFYDKEKIKEPYSRIQAYCGISSLQ
- the LOC100817152 gene encoding probable 2-oxoglutarate-dependent dioxygenase AOP1 — its product is MGSETELKLPIIDFSIEYLESNSDQWESVKSQVHKALVEYGCFEAVFDKVPLDLRKAIFLEVEELFDLPLQTKQRVVSSKPYHGYVGPLQLYESMGIDDVDVHDKVESLIKILWPQGKPGFSKNLQSFTEQVTRLDQIIRKMILESLGIEKYMDEHMNSTNYLARLMKYQGPQTNEAKVGIREHTDKNILTTLCQNQIDGLEVQTKSGEWIKCKPSTPNSFVVVTGDTLYAWTNGRVHTPAHRVMMSGNETRFSIGLFTVPKPGFIIKAPDELVTEEHPLLFKPFVQSEFMKFLRSSESTKNALKVYCGV
- the LOC100817683 gene encoding 2-oxoglutarate-dependent dioxygenase AOP2 translates to MGSERECQLPLPVVDFCDENLKPGTDTWVSACDVVRGALEDHGGFLALYNKVDPLLYDSVFSAMEQLFDLPLETKMQHTTDKPIYSYAGQRPDIPLYESMAIANPLNDKDCHEYTNIMWPQGNDQFSESVNSYAKKVVELDYLVKRMVFESYELDNKKFESLLESTDYILRCYKYRTSKGGETNLGVHPHTDSGFLTILNQKLNGLEIQLKDGEWFKVDASPNMFAVLAGDAFMVWSNDRIRGCVHQVFMNSKVDRYCLGLLSYAGKVMEPEEELVDEEHPLRYKPFDHYGYLRFFLTEEAVKSASRIKAYCGI